In Mycolicibacterium nivoides, the DNA window CGCCCATGGCGCCGAGCACCAGGTAGAGGAACGCCACCGCGATCATCCACACGAAGAACAACACCACCGACAGCACCAGTGAGACCTTCAGCACAGTCCACGGGTCGACCCGGCGGATCTGCATGCTCGCCCGGACCGGCCCCTGATGCGTGGCGCGGTTGCCGACCTGGATCCGGGTGGTCGGGGTGTTGCTCGAGGATCTGGCGGCCGGGGTCTCGGCGGACGCCTTGCGTGGGGCCGGACGCGGCGACGGGCCGGACAGGTCCGGAATCTCACTCGCGTAGGCCTCGGCTCGCACCGGCTCGTTGCGCGCGGCAGCCGGGGCCGGGCGCGCCGGCCGAGGCTGCTGCTCGGTCTCCTGGTTCTCCGTACCGGCGACGAAGCGCTGCAACCGGGCTTCCACACCGGGGGAGTGGGAGCCCGGCGTACGGGCGCCTTCGTCGCGCGATTCCGTGGCCGGCGGCGGTGTGCTCATCGCTGTCCCGCGCTGCCACGGCGGCACCTCACCGGTTTCGGTGATCTGACCGCCGGCAGGCCGGGCCTGGACCCCGCCGGTCTTGCTCGTGGACCCGGCGCCCTCGGCCCCGGCGGTCGTCCCGGAACCCGAGCCGTTGGAGCTGCCGGGCCGGTCGCCCGCTCGCGGGTACCCCGGCTCGCTCGGTGAA includes these proteins:
- a CDS encoding DUF3566 domain-containing protein → MSSPSEPGYPRAGDRPGSSNGSGSGTTAGAEGAGSTSKTGGVQARPAGGQITETGEVPPWQRGTAMSTPPPATESRDEGARTPGSHSPGVEARLQRFVAGTENQETEQQPRPARPAPAAARNEPVRAEAYASEIPDLSGPSPRPAPRKASAETPAARSSSNTPTTRIQVGNRATHQGPVRASMQIRRVDPWTVLKVSLVLSVVLFFVWMIAVAFLYLVLGAMGVWSKLNSNVGDLLTSASGSSGGELVSSGTIFGGAALVGLVNIVVLCAMATIGAFIYNLTTDLVGGVEVTLADRD